In Agrobacterium sp. RAC06, a single window of DNA contains:
- a CDS encoding lipopolysaccharide biosynthesis protein, with protein sequence MTVLETAEKWLPAGPRLVRALRAEDETARAQRMAAIAFAVRVISAAIAFISQIIQARLMGEFEYGIFVFVWVLVVLAGNFSCLGFHTAVIRFLPQYDQDKADAEIRGLTSTARLFAMTSASILALAGITALHFFGSGIEHYYLVPLFLAVFALPMIALGDVLDGTARANRWAVLGLSPTYIVRPALILAFMLLAVSGGAPATAVTAMQAALAATYLTTLGQFLLVDRRLLNRYDRGDRKIDFAGWFKVALPIFFIEGFGFLLTNSDVIVVGLYLPPDQVAVYFAAAKTMALMQFVFFAVKAGATPRFSTLMAEGNSQGLAGFAGTAARWSFWPSLAVGVVVLMLGDMLLGLFGSAFTAGYLLMVILFAGNMAKALVGPAEMLLTMAGRQQLCVAVYAVALACNIGLNITLIPAWGLAGAATATATAMVVEAMLLHIAVRRALGIVVFAFADPHALTPPTEAVRQ encoded by the coding sequence ATGACTGTTCTGGAAACAGCGGAAAAATGGTTGCCCGCGGGCCCGCGTCTGGTGCGCGCGCTCCGCGCTGAAGACGAGACGGCCCGCGCCCAGCGCATGGCCGCGATCGCCTTTGCCGTCCGCGTCATCAGCGCCGCCATCGCCTTCATTTCGCAGATCATCCAGGCCCGCCTGATGGGCGAATTCGAATACGGCATTTTCGTCTTCGTCTGGGTTCTGGTCGTTCTCGCCGGCAATTTCTCCTGCCTCGGCTTCCACACCGCCGTCATCCGCTTCCTGCCGCAATACGACCAGGACAAGGCCGATGCGGAGATCCGCGGCTTGACCTCCACCGCACGCCTCTTTGCCATGACGAGCGCCAGTATCCTGGCACTTGCCGGCATCACGGCCCTGCATTTCTTCGGCAGCGGCATCGAGCACTATTACCTCGTGCCGCTCTTCCTCGCTGTTTTCGCCCTCCCGATGATCGCCCTCGGCGATGTGCTCGACGGCACCGCCCGGGCCAATCGCTGGGCCGTGCTCGGCTTGAGCCCCACCTATATCGTTCGCCCCGCCCTGATCCTCGCCTTCATGCTTCTGGCCGTCAGCGGGGGCGCGCCCGCAACCGCGGTCACCGCCATGCAGGCAGCACTTGCCGCAACCTATCTCACGACCCTCGGCCAGTTCCTGCTCGTAGATCGACGCCTTTTGAACCGCTACGACCGTGGCGATCGCAAGATCGATTTCGCCGGCTGGTTCAAGGTAGCCCTGCCGATCTTCTTCATCGAGGGGTTCGGCTTTCTCCTCACCAATTCCGATGTCATCGTCGTCGGCCTATACCTGCCGCCGGACCAGGTCGCCGTCTATTTCGCAGCCGCCAAGACCATGGCACTCATGCAATTCGTCTTCTTCGCCGTGAAAGCCGGAGCCACACCACGTTTCTCGACCCTGATGGCCGAGGGAAACAGCCAGGGCCTCGCCGGTTTTGCGGGAACGGCCGCGCGCTGGAGCTTCTGGCCCTCGCTGGCCGTCGGCGTCGTCGTCCTGATGCTCGGCGACATGCTGCTCGGTCTCTTCGGCTCAGCCTTTACCGCCGGATACCTGTTGATGGTGATCCTCTTTGCCGGCAATATGGCGAAGGCCTTGGTCGGCCCGGCCGAAATGCTCCTGACCATGGCCGGGCGCCAGCAGCTCTGCGTCGCCGTCTATGCGGTGGCTCTTGCCTGCAATATCGGCCTCAATATCACGTTGATCCCCGCCTGGGGTCTGGCCGGCGCTGCCACAGCGACCGCCACGGCCATGGTCGTGGAAGCCATGCTGCTACATATCGCGGTCCGCCGCGCACTCGGGATCGTCGTCTTCGCCTTTGCCGATCCGCATGCCCTGACGCCCCCCACGGAGGCCGTCCGCCAATGA
- a CDS encoding acyltransferase family protein has protein sequence MSAMTAREHQWDWLRAFLMLLGIPYHAAMAYNARVLWDIQSPEKSEILTFLSGVLVTFRMPAFFMVAGYFAAMMLERRKPAAWLRGRIIRLGIPFLTGLVLLAPIQIAVIDLESALLGASSMSTALDQVGRDLVHPGANWIMHLWFLPALLAYSGILVLLTAGRRFERVCRVIKQTEGNWRTRPRLALVFLIIATATWEVMIHLAHQDMLTRQGALPYLLAHGIDPYLRYLPFFLIGTVLRASPDIRQALVWTKGYGLPAFGVAAAILAAALRGAEASDWGIAYNALDGAAAILLSLFLIGIAERFWNRPEPRIDRIVDASFSIYLLHHPIIYALAALFILAEWPPVVEFLLICLTTFFLSFGLHRLIRRSPLALFLFNGVPMSGKTRDDGRPQGSITTLR, from the coding sequence ATGTCGGCTATGACAGCGCGGGAGCACCAGTGGGATTGGCTGCGCGCCTTCCTGATGCTTCTCGGCATCCCCTACCACGCCGCAATGGCCTACAACGCCCGCGTCCTCTGGGACATTCAATCCCCCGAAAAGAGCGAGATCCTGACCTTCCTGAGCGGCGTGCTCGTGACCTTCCGCATGCCCGCCTTTTTCATGGTCGCAGGCTACTTCGCGGCGATGATGCTGGAGAGGCGCAAGCCCGCAGCTTGGCTCCGCGGTCGTATCATTCGCCTCGGCATCCCCTTCCTCACCGGGCTGGTGCTGCTTGCACCGATCCAGATCGCCGTGATCGACCTCGAAAGCGCCCTTCTCGGCGCAAGCTCGATGTCGACGGCGCTCGATCAGGTTGGCCGGGACCTCGTCCATCCCGGCGCCAACTGGATCATGCATCTCTGGTTCCTGCCAGCGCTCCTCGCCTATAGCGGGATACTGGTGCTTCTCACCGCCGGACGGCGGTTCGAACGAGTTTGTCGTGTCATCAAGCAGACCGAAGGGAACTGGCGGACGCGCCCGAGGCTGGCGCTCGTATTCCTGATCATCGCGACGGCGACATGGGAGGTGATGATCCACCTCGCGCATCAGGACATGCTGACGCGCCAGGGTGCCCTTCCCTATCTCCTCGCCCATGGCATCGATCCCTATCTCCGCTACCTGCCATTCTTCCTGATCGGCACCGTCCTGCGGGCCTCGCCGGACATCCGCCAGGCACTCGTCTGGACGAAGGGCTACGGCCTTCCGGCATTCGGCGTGGCCGCCGCGATCCTTGCCGCAGCACTGCGCGGGGCGGAAGCCAGCGATTGGGGCATCGCCTACAACGCGCTCGACGGCGCGGCCGCGATCCTCCTGAGCCTGTTTCTCATCGGCATCGCCGAACGCTTCTGGAACCGCCCGGAACCGCGCATCGACCGCATCGTCGACGCCTCCTTCAGCATCTATCTGCTGCACCACCCGATCATCTACGCGCTTGCGGCGCTCTTCATCCTGGCGGAATGGCCGCCGGTCGTGGAGTTCCTCCTGATCTGCCTCACGACCTTCTTCCTCTCCTTTGGTCTCCACCGGCTGATCCGGCGCTCGCCCCTGGCACTTTTCCTCTTCAACGGCGTACCGATGTCCGGCAAGACCCGGGACGACGGGCGGCCGCAAGGCAGCATCACCACACTTCGTTAA
- the secA gene encoding preprotein translocase subunit SecA: MVSLGGLARKIFGSSNDRRVKSYNPRVAQIAALEEKVKALTDEQLAAKTAEFRAELAAGKTLDDILVPAFAVAREGARRALGMRPFDVQLIGGMILNDNSIAEMKTGEGKTLVATLAVYLNALEGKGVHVVTVNDYLARRDAATMAKMYGFLGLTTGVIVHGLSDDERRAAYACDVTYATNNELGFDYLRDNMKYERGQMVQRGHNFAIVDEVDSILVDEARTPLIISGPLDDRSDLYNTIDAFIPLLSEEDYEIDEKQRAANFSEVGTEKLENLLREAGLLKGESLYDVENVAIVHHINNALKAHKLFQRDKDYIVRNDEIVIIDEFTGRMMPGRRYSEGQHQALEAKEKVQIQPENQTLASITFQNYFRMYKKLAGMTGTAATEAEEFANIYGLDVLEVPTNLPIKRIDEDDEVYRTVEEKFKAIIEEIKAASERNQPVLVGTTSIEKSELLANMLSQSGFKDFKVLNARYHEQEAYIVSQAGVPGAVTIATNMAGRGTDIQLGGNLDMRLEHELAEIEPGPERDAKTEAIKAEIAALKQKALEAGGLYVIATERHESRRIDNQLRGRSGRQGDPGRSKFYLSLQDDLMRIFGSDRMDSMLQKLGLKDGEAIVHPWINKALERAQKKVEARNFDIRKNLLKYDDVINDQRKVIFEQRIELMDATDVSATVTDMRHEVIETMVGIHVPPNAYAEQWDVAGLKQKVATTLNLDLPIDAWAAEEGIAEDDIYNRIMEAADKAYADKAERFGAELMTYVERSVVLQTIDNLWREHIVNLDHLRSVVGFRGYAQRDPLQEYKAEAFELFQALLANLRDAVTMQMSRVELVRDPPPAPTPPPMQAHHIDATTGEDDVGEGSAVPAGDRDPQDPKSWGTVGRNEPCPCGSGKKFKHCHGALEA, encoded by the coding sequence ATGGTCAGTCTTGGTGGACTTGCGCGCAAAATCTTCGGATCGTCGAACGACCGTCGCGTGAAATCCTATAACCCCCGCGTTGCTCAGATCGCAGCCCTCGAAGAGAAGGTGAAGGCGCTGACCGACGAACAGCTCGCCGCCAAGACGGCCGAGTTCCGGGCAGAACTGGCCGCCGGCAAGACGCTGGACGATATCCTGGTACCCGCCTTCGCCGTCGCCCGTGAAGGTGCCCGTCGTGCGCTCGGCATGCGTCCCTTCGACGTTCAGCTGATCGGCGGCATGATCCTCAACGACAATTCGATTGCCGAAATGAAGACGGGCGAAGGCAAGACGCTGGTCGCGACACTTGCCGTCTACCTGAACGCCCTCGAGGGCAAGGGTGTCCACGTCGTCACCGTCAACGACTACCTCGCGCGCCGTGACGCCGCGACCATGGCGAAGATGTACGGCTTCCTCGGGCTGACCACTGGCGTCATCGTCCATGGTCTCTCCGACGATGAACGCCGCGCTGCCTATGCCTGCGACGTCACCTATGCGACCAACAACGAACTCGGCTTCGACTATCTGCGCGACAACATGAAGTACGAGCGCGGCCAGATGGTGCAGCGTGGCCACAACTTCGCGATCGTCGACGAAGTGGACTCGATCCTGGTCGACGAAGCCCGCACGCCGCTGATCATCTCCGGCCCACTCGACGACCGCTCGGATCTCTACAACACCATCGACGCTTTCATCCCGCTCCTGTCGGAAGAAGACTACGAGATCGACGAAAAGCAGCGCGCGGCCAACTTCTCGGAAGTCGGCACAGAGAAGCTCGAAAATCTGCTTCGCGAGGCAGGCCTCCTGAAGGGCGAGAGCCTCTACGACGTAGAAAACGTTGCGATCGTCCACCACATCAACAACGCGCTGAAGGCCCACAAGCTGTTCCAGCGCGACAAGGACTACATCGTCCGCAACGACGAGATCGTCATCATCGACGAATTCACCGGCCGCATGATGCCGGGCCGCCGTTACTCGGAAGGTCAGCACCAGGCGCTCGAAGCCAAGGAAAAGGTGCAGATCCAGCCCGAGAACCAGACGCTCGCCTCGATCACCTTCCAGAACTATTTCCGCATGTACAAGAAGCTCGCCGGCATGACCGGTACGGCAGCAACCGAAGCGGAAGAATTCGCCAACATCTACGGTCTCGACGTCCTGGAAGTTCCGACCAACCTGCCGATCAAGCGTATCGACGAGGATGACGAGGTCTACCGGACCGTCGAGGAAAAGTTCAAGGCGATCATCGAGGAAATCAAGGCCGCCAGCGAGCGCAACCAGCCGGTTCTCGTCGGCACCACATCGATCGAAAAGTCCGAACTGCTCGCCAACATGCTGAGCCAGTCGGGCTTCAAGGACTTCAAGGTCCTCAACGCCCGCTACCACGAGCAGGAAGCCTATATCGTGTCGCAGGCCGGCGTTCCCGGCGCCGTGACGATCGCCACCAACATGGCCGGCCGCGGTACCGACATCCAGCTCGGCGGCAATCTCGACATGCGCCTCGAGCACGAACTGGCCGAGATCGAGCCGGGTCCGGAGCGCGATGCGAAGACCGAAGCCATCAAGGCTGAGATCGCGGCCCTCAAGCAGAAGGCGCTCGAAGCCGGCGGTCTCTACGTCATCGCCACCGAGCGTCACGAAAGCCGCCGCATCGACAACCAGCTGCGCGGACGTTCCGGCCGTCAGGGTGACCCGGGCCGGTCGAAGTTCTACCTGTCGCTCCAGGACGACCTGATGCGCATCTTCGGCTCTGACCGTATGGACAGCATGCTGCAGAAGCTCGGTCTGAAGGATGGCGAAGCGATCGTCCACCCCTGGATCAACAAGGCGCTGGAACGCGCCCAGAAGAAGGTCGAAGCCCGCAACTTCGACATCCGCAAGAACCTTCTGAAGTATGACGACGTCATAAACGACCAGCGCAAAGTGATCTTCGAGCAGCGCATCGAGCTGATGGACGCGACCGATGTCTCGGCGACCGTCACCGACATGCGCCACGAAGTCATCGAGACCATGGTCGGCATCCATGTGCCCCCGAACGCCTATGCCGAGCAGTGGGATGTCGCCGGCCTCAAGCAGAAGGTCGCGACCACCCTCAATCTCGACCTGCCGATCGATGCCTGGGCCGCCGAGGAAGGCATCGCCGAGGACGACATCTACAACCGCATCATGGAAGCTGCCGACAAGGCCTATGCCGACAAGGCCGAGCGCTTCGGTGCCGAACTGATGACCTATGTCGAGCGCTCCGTCGTGCTGCAGACCATCGACAACCTGTGGCGCGAACACATCGTCAACCTCGACCACCTGCGCTCCGTCGTCGGCTTCCGCGGCTACGCCCAGCGCGACCCGCTGCAGGAATACAAGGCCGAAGCCTTCGAGCTCTTCCAGGCCCTGCTCGCCAACCTGCGCGATGCCGTGACCATGCAGATGTCACGCGTCGAACTGGTCCGTGATCCGCCCCCGGCCCCGACCCCGCCGCCAATGCAGGCCCACCACATCGACGCCACCACCGGCGAGGACGATGTCGGCGAAGGCTCTGCCGTTCCCGCCGGCGACCGCGATCCCCAGGATCCGAAGAGCTGGGGCACCGTCGGTCGCAACGAGCCCTGCCCCTGCGGCTCCGGCAAGAAGTTCAAGCACTGCCACGGCGCGCTCGAAGCATGA
- a CDS encoding peptidylprolyl isomerase, whose translation MLRLNKIVLAACVSLSALTGAAFAQDATVVAKVGDLEITQSELDLAIANLDPQLAQLPDEQKKVAALSGAIDVKLLAANATAAGLQDDPEYKRRMAFIAERELHNAFFKKNVVDAVTEDEVKARYEKEIAALPKQEEVRARHILVKTEEEAKQIIADLDAGKDFIEIAKEKSTDPNKTEGGDLGYFSKGRMVPEFEEVAFSLEKGTYTKTPVQTQFGFHVILLEDKRDAPPPAFEAVEQQVRQLVMRDKYLELIEKAKTEQKIEIVDEALRKGYEEANTAEQQ comes from the coding sequence ATGCTTCGCCTCAACAAAATCGTGCTTGCCGCCTGCGTTTCCCTCTCGGCCCTCACCGGTGCGGCTTTCGCCCAGGACGCCACTGTCGTTGCAAAGGTCGGTGATCTCGAGATCACCCAGTCCGAACTCGATTTGGCGATCGCCAACCTCGATCCGCAGCTCGCACAGCTTCCCGATGAGCAGAAGAAGGTCGCTGCCCTTTCCGGCGCAATCGACGTCAAGCTGCTTGCGGCAAACGCGACCGCCGCCGGTCTGCAGGACGATCCTGAATACAAGCGCCGCATGGCCTTCATCGCCGAGCGCGAGCTGCATAACGCCTTCTTCAAGAAGAATGTTGTCGACGCTGTCACGGAAGACGAAGTGAAGGCGCGCTACGAGAAGGAAATCGCAGCGCTTCCGAAGCAGGAAGAAGTGCGCGCCCGCCACATCCTGGTGAAGACCGAGGAAGAGGCCAAGCAGATCATTGCCGATCTCGATGCCGGCAAGGACTTCATCGAAATCGCCAAGGAAAAGTCGACAGACCCGAACAAGACGGAAGGTGGCGACCTCGGCTACTTCTCCAAGGGCCGCATGGTCCCCGAGTTTGAAGAAGTGGCGTTCTCGCTCGAAAAGGGCACTTACACGAAGACCCCGGTTCAGACCCAGTTCGGCTTTCACGTGATCCTTCTCGAAGACAAGCGCGATGCTCCGCCGCCGGCTTTCGAAGCCGTCGAGCAGCAGGTTCGCCAGCTCGTGATGCGCGACAAGTATCTCGAGCTGATCGAAAAGGCGAAGACCGAGCAGAAGATCGAGATCGTCGACGAAGCCCTGCGCAAGGGCTACGAAGAAGCCAACACGGCAGAGCAGCAGTAA
- the argJ gene encoding bifunctional glutamate N-acetyltransferase/amino-acid acetyltransferase ArgJ, with protein MSSSISPLAPKTYADMPVIRGVRMATAAAGIKYKNRTDVLLMAFDEPASVAGVFTKSKCPSAPVDFCRQNLSHGVARGVVVNSGNANAFTGVKGKAATELTAKSAAAALGCGENEIYLASTGVIGEPLDATKFSGVLEQMATDATGDFWFEAAKAIMTTDTYPKVATRSAKIDGVTVTINGIAKGAGMIAPDMATMLSFVVTDADIAPAALQGLLSAGVEPSFNSITVDSDTSTSDTLMLFATCAASADGQAKIEGADDARLGDFRAALNDLLKDLALQVVRDGEGARKMVEITVKGAENDLAAKKIAMSIANSPLVKTAVAGEDANWGRIVMAVGKSGEMADRDRLAIWFGDVRVAVNGERDPAYSEEATTAVMEREDIPVTVDIGLGSGTATVWTCDLTKEYVAINGDYRS; from the coding sequence ATGTCTTCCAGCATTTCTCCTCTCGCTCCGAAAACCTATGCCGACATGCCTGTGATCCGCGGTGTGCGGATGGCGACCGCGGCTGCGGGCATCAAGTACAAGAACCGCACCGATGTGCTGTTGATGGCCTTTGACGAACCGGCCTCGGTCGCGGGCGTCTTTACCAAATCCAAGTGCCCTTCGGCTCCGGTCGATTTCTGCCGGCAGAACCTTTCGCACGGCGTGGCGCGCGGCGTCGTCGTGAATTCCGGCAATGCCAATGCCTTCACCGGGGTGAAGGGCAAGGCTGCGACGGAGCTGACGGCGAAGTCGGCAGCGGCAGCATTGGGTTGCGGCGAGAACGAGATCTACCTTGCCTCGACGGGGGTCATCGGCGAACCGCTGGATGCGACGAAGTTTTCCGGCGTCCTCGAGCAGATGGCGACAGATGCGACCGGTGACTTCTGGTTCGAGGCCGCCAAGGCGATCATGACCACGGATACCTATCCGAAGGTCGCAACGCGCAGTGCGAAGATCGATGGCGTGACTGTCACCATCAACGGCATTGCCAAGGGTGCCGGCATGATCGCGCCCGACATGGCGACGATGCTCTCCTTCGTTGTGACGGATGCGGATATCGCGCCGGCGGCCCTTCAGGGTCTTCTGTCTGCAGGCGTCGAGCCGAGCTTCAATTCCATCACCGTCGACAGCGATACATCGACCTCGGACACGCTGATGCTGTTTGCGACCTGTGCCGCATCGGCGGATGGTCAGGCGAAGATCGAGGGGGCAGATGATGCCCGTCTCGGCGATTTCCGGGCGGCGCTGAACGATCTCCTCAAGGATCTGGCGCTGCAGGTTGTGCGTGACGGTGAAGGTGCCCGCAAGATGGTGGAGATCACCGTCAAGGGGGCCGAAAACGATCTTGCGGCCAAGAAGATCGCGATGTCGATCGCCAATTCGCCGCTGGTCAAGACGGCGGTGGCCGGTGAAGATGCCAATTGGGGTCGTATCGTGATGGCGGTCGGCAAGTCCGGTGAAATGGCCGATCGTGATCGGCTGGCGATCTGGTTTGGCGATGTGCGCGTAGCGGTCAATGGCGAGCGTGATCCGGCCTATTCGGAAGAGGCGACCACGGCCGTCATGGAACGGGAAGACATTCCGGTTACCGTCGATATCGGTCTTGGTTCCGGCACGGCCACGGTCTGGACCTGCGATTTGACAAAGGAATATGTCGCCATCAATGGCGACTATCGGAGCTGA
- a CDS encoding GNAT family N-acetyltransferase yields MHAMVSDPNLPLVRRLEAVGFRAWPASSVVYDGSWQVRLTGGHPGKRLNCVVPLDPSDSRDIALRIERAGKRFEAHGRPLLVRQTPLSPKPLIDFLASDGWECFEEVVTMTGDLGRMTFPDTLDHLPTQDVGRYVDADIAVHGSDPGLKAALAEILGNIKPASGLFVIEDAVKGPLAAALCVQDNDLAGIMSLAVRPDHRRQGFGIEILSSALRWARMRGARTAWLQVVADNKEAMALYTKMGFEEAYRYAYWRKASA; encoded by the coding sequence ATGCATGCAATGGTAAGTGATCCCAACCTGCCGCTCGTCCGGCGCCTCGAAGCGGTGGGTTTTCGGGCCTGGCCGGCAAGCAGCGTCGTCTATGATGGAAGCTGGCAGGTGCGCCTGACTGGGGGACATCCCGGCAAGCGGTTGAATTGTGTCGTGCCGCTCGATCCCTCGGATAGCCGCGATATCGCGCTGCGCATCGAAAGGGCCGGCAAGCGTTTCGAGGCGCATGGGCGACCGCTTCTGGTGCGGCAGACGCCGCTTTCGCCGAAGCCGCTGATCGACTTTCTGGCGTCCGATGGCTGGGAATGCTTCGAGGAGGTCGTGACAATGACCGGCGATCTCGGGCGCATGACCTTCCCGGATACTCTCGACCATCTGCCGACCCAGGATGTCGGGCGTTATGTCGATGCCGATATCGCGGTGCATGGCAGCGATCCGGGTTTGAAGGCAGCGCTCGCTGAGATCCTTGGAAACATCAAGCCGGCATCCGGCCTCTTTGTGATCGAGGATGCCGTCAAGGGACCGCTTGCGGCGGCTCTGTGCGTTCAGGACAATGATCTCGCGGGCATCATGTCGCTTGCTGTCCGTCCCGATCACCGTCGACAGGGGTTCGGTATCGAGATCCTGAGTTCTGCACTGCGCTGGGCCCGCATGCGCGGTGCGCGCACCGCCTGGCTGCAGGTGGTTGCCGACAACAAGGAAGCGATGGCGCTCTACACGAAGATGGGTTTCGAGGAAGCCTATCGCTATGCCTATTGGCGGAAAGCGTCCGCATGA
- the mutT gene encoding 8-oxo-dGTP diphosphatase MutT, which yields MSDVKKPILLVAACALVDTDNRILLAQRPEGKSLAGLWEFPGGKVEAGETPEESLVRELEEELGIKTKVACLAPLTFASHTYETFHLLMPLYICRRYEGIPQGREGQAIKWVKAKALREYPMPPADEPLIPVLQDLL from the coding sequence ATGAGCGATGTGAAGAAACCCATCCTGCTGGTCGCGGCCTGTGCACTCGTCGATACCGACAACCGCATCCTGCTCGCCCAGCGCCCCGAGGGGAAGTCGCTGGCCGGTCTCTGGGAATTTCCCGGCGGCAAGGTCGAGGCTGGCGAGACGCCTGAGGAAAGCCTGGTGCGCGAACTCGAGGAGGAGCTCGGGATCAAGACCAAGGTAGCTTGCCTCGCGCCTCTGACTTTTGCGAGCCACACCTACGAGACGTTTCATCTGCTGATGCCGCTCTATATCTGCCGTCGCTACGAGGGCATTCCGCAGGGGCGGGAAGGGCAGGCAATCAAGTGGGTCAAGGCCAAGGCGCTTCGCGAGTATCCGATGCCGCCGGCGGACGAGCCGCTCATCCCGGTTCTCCAGGACCTTCTCTGA
- a CDS encoding Flp family type IVb pilin — MRLLRQLMSDLRGATAVEYGLIAAIISVALLSGYSAFTGSLLSTFNTVETHFTEAKK; from the coding sequence ATGCGTCTTTTACGCCAGTTGATGTCTGACCTTCGTGGCGCGACCGCCGTCGAATACGGACTGATCGCCGCGATTATCAGCGTCGCGCTGCTTTCCGGCTATAGCGCGTTCACGGGCTCGCTGCTCAGTACCTTCAATACCGTCGAAACCCACTTTACCGAAGCCAAGAAGTAA
- a CDS encoding methyltransferase domain-containing protein, translating into MNELFDEALIARNRARALARNAAGSDFLLDLTARELADRLAIVQRSFDDAVELFGGTGLTARAALATGKIGTLRRIETDANFGEAENPVAVSGYESVPLDPQSVNLILSPLSLHLTNDTPGMLIQMRRALKPDGLLLAAIPGSGTLSELREVLLAAETEIYGGASPRVIPFADIRDIGSLLQRAGFALPVIDEESFTVRYDHIFALMRDLKAMGMANPLLGRSRRPVSRKFFLRAAELYAERFSDPDGRIRATFSIVFVSGWAPHESQQKPLKPGSAKMRLADALDPARRPDEP; encoded by the coding sequence ATGAACGAGCTTTTCGACGAAGCCTTGATCGCCCGCAACCGTGCGCGTGCCCTGGCCCGCAACGCAGCCGGCAGCGATTTCCTGCTGGACCTGACCGCCCGCGAACTCGCCGACCGCCTGGCCATCGTCCAGCGCAGCTTCGACGATGCCGTGGAACTCTTCGGCGGAACCGGGCTCACCGCCAGGGCTGCGCTCGCGACCGGCAAGATCGGGACGCTGCGGCGGATCGAAACCGATGCGAATTTCGGTGAGGCCGAAAACCCGGTCGCCGTCTCCGGTTACGAAAGCGTGCCGCTCGACCCGCAATCGGTAAACCTCATCCTCTCGCCGCTGTCTCTGCATCTCACCAATGACACCCCCGGCATGCTGATCCAGATGCGCCGTGCGCTGAAACCCGACGGCCTGCTGCTCGCTGCCATCCCAGGTTCAGGAACGCTTTCCGAGTTGCGCGAGGTTCTCCTGGCGGCCGAAACGGAGATCTATGGCGGTGCAAGCCCCCGCGTCATCCCCTTCGCCGACATCAGGGACATCGGCTCGCTTCTGCAGCGCGCGGGTTTCGCACTTCCGGTCATCGATGAGGAAAGCTTCACCGTCCGCTACGATCACATCTTCGCGCTGATGCGAGACCTGAAGGCCATGGGCATGGCCAATCCGCTGCTGGGACGCAGCCGTCGCCCGGTCTCGCGCAAGTTCTTCCTTCGGGCAGCGGAACTCTATGCCGAACGGTTCTCCGATCCGGATGGCCGCATCCGCGCCACCTTCTCGATCGTCTTCGTTTCCGGCTGGGCCCCACACGAGAGCCAGCAGAAACCGCTCAAGCCCGGTTCTGCAAAGATGCGCCTCGCCGACGCGCTCGATCCAGCGCGGCGACCAGATGAACCCTGA
- a CDS encoding ComF family protein — protein sequence MWAHLVQKSASVSRHHAGSALRGLFHLIYPPACAHCHVRVASHHALCAQCWGDMRLIDKPYCPVLGLPFAHDPGEGMVSPQAIAHPPVFDRLRSVALHEGVARHLVHDLKYRDRVDLAPMMAGWMLRAASVEIAACDAIVCVPLHRMRIFRRMFNQSAELARHVARQSGKPFFAEVLLRRKRTQQQVGLTANQRSLNVRGAFGVPAGLEDLVFGKRLVLVDDVYTTGATVSAATTALKKAGAQDVTVLTFARALAGPI from the coding sequence ATGTGGGCTCATTTAGTGCAGAAAAGCGCATCCGTCAGCCGGCATCATGCCGGATCGGCGCTGCGCGGGCTGTTTCATCTCATCTATCCACCGGCCTGTGCCCATTGCCATGTCCGTGTCGCCAGCCATCACGCACTCTGTGCGCAGTGCTGGGGCGACATGCGGCTGATCGACAAGCCCTATTGTCCGGTTCTCGGCCTGCCCTTTGCTCATGATCCGGGCGAGGGGATGGTTTCGCCGCAGGCGATCGCCCATCCGCCCGTCTTCGACCGCCTGCGTTCGGTTGCCCTCCACGAGGGGGTGGCGCGGCATCTGGTACATGATCTCAAGTATCGTGACCGGGTGGATCTGGCGCCGATGATGGCCGGCTGGATGCTGCGGGCGGCCTCGGTGGAAATTGCCGCCTGCGATGCCATCGTCTGCGTGCCGCTGCACCGGATGCGGATATTTCGGCGCATGTTCAACCAATCGGCGGAACTGGCGCGGCATGTGGCGCGGCAATCGGGCAAACCGTTTTTCGCGGAGGTGCTGCTGCGGCGCAAGCGCACGCAGCAACAGGTCGGCCTGACGGCGAACCAACGTTCGCTCAACGTACGCGGCGCCTTCGGCGTGCCGGCAGGCCTTGAGGATCTCGTCTTCGGCAAGCGCTTGGTGCTGGTTGACGACGTCTACACGACGGGGGCGACGGTCAGTGCGGCGACAACTGCCCTGAAAAAGGCAGGCGCTCAGGATGTCACTGTTTTGACCTTTGCAAGGGCACTCGCCGGGCCTATATGA
- the grxC gene encoding glutaredoxin 3 has protein sequence MADVTIYTRQFCGYCASAKALLDSKGVAFVEHDATGKPDLREEMIAKSGRNTFPQIFIGSQHVGGCDDLHALDRAGKLDPLLTK, from the coding sequence ATGGCTGACGTCACGATCTACACACGGCAATTCTGCGGCTACTGCGCCAGCGCCAAGGCGCTACTGGACAGCAAGGGCGTCGCCTTTGTCGAGCATGACGCGACAGGCAAGCCGGATCTGCGTGAGGAAATGATCGCCAAGTCCGGCCGCAACACTTTCCCGCAGATCTTCATCGGTAGCCAGCATGTCGGCGGCTGCGACGACCTGCATGCGCTCGATCGGGCCGGCAAGCTCGATCCGCTTCTCACAAAGTAA